A single region of the Pseudomonas sp. PDM14 genome encodes:
- a CDS encoding saccharopine dehydrogenase family protein, protein MSVAERDFGVVVLGGYGNFGTVIVRRLCAMPGMRVWVAGRDRRKAEALARETGAEVLVLDMNSAELSERLRETGARMLISTAGPFQGQDYRVAKAAIAAGLHYADLADARQFVCAIGELDVVAREAGVLVCAGASSVPALAAAVIDSLLPRFSRLDEIWHGISSSEKTPGVSTLAAVLDYCGKPLSQWREGRWQTVHGWQDLSPHDFAAPLGRRWVGNCDIPDLELFPARYPAVRSVRFSAGVGLRVTQFGTWLLSWLVRGGLLRSGVPLAGFLRRGAVMLEPFGNGLSGMFVRLRGLDQAGQAQTLCWELQALHNDGPNIPCMAAVALARKLAAGSLEARGAMPCVGLLTLDDYLAELDGLAISSALRTL, encoded by the coding sequence ATGAGCGTGGCGGAAAGGGATTTCGGCGTGGTGGTGCTCGGTGGCTACGGCAACTTCGGCACGGTGATCGTGCGCCGCCTGTGCGCCATGCCTGGCATGCGTGTGTGGGTGGCCGGGCGTGACCGGCGCAAAGCGGAGGCGCTGGCCCGGGAGACGGGCGCCGAGGTGTTGGTGCTGGACATGAACAGCGCCGAGCTGAGCGAGCGCCTGCGCGAAACCGGCGCCCGCATGCTGATTTCCACGGCCGGGCCATTTCAGGGGCAGGACTATCGGGTCGCCAAGGCCGCCATCGCCGCGGGCCTGCACTACGCCGACCTGGCCGATGCGCGGCAGTTCGTCTGCGCCATCGGCGAGCTGGATGTGGTGGCGCGTGAGGCCGGCGTGCTGGTCTGCGCCGGTGCCAGCTCGGTGCCGGCGCTTGCCGCGGCGGTGATCGACAGCCTGCTGCCGCGTTTCTCGCGGCTCGACGAGATCTGGCATGGCATCAGCTCGTCGGAGAAGACCCCGGGCGTTTCGACCCTCGCCGCGGTGCTCGACTACTGCGGCAAGCCGCTGAGCCAGTGGCGCGAGGGGCGTTGGCAGACCGTGCACGGCTGGCAGGATCTCAGCCCACACGACTTTGCCGCACCGCTGGGACGGCGCTGGGTGGGCAACTGCGATATTCCCGATCTCGAACTGTTCCCCGCGCGCTACCCCGCTGTGCGCAGCGTGCGATTTTCGGCAGGCGTGGGCTTGCGCGTGACCCAGTTCGGCACCTGGCTGTTGTCCTGGCTGGTGCGCGGCGGCCTGCTGCGCAGTGGCGTGCCGCTGGCCGGCTTCCTGCGCCGTGGCGCGGTGATGCTCGAACCCTTCGGCAATGGCCTCTCCGGCATGTTCGTACGCCTGCGTGGGCTGGACCAGGCCGGGCAGGCGCAGACCCTCTGCTGGGAACTGCAGGCATTGCACAACGATGGCCCCAACATCCCGTGCATGGCCGCCGTGGCCCTGGCGCGCAAGCTGGCGGCAGGCAGTCTGGAGGCGCGCGGGGCGATGCCCTGCGTCGGCCTGCTAACGCTCGACGACTACCTGGCCGAGCTAGACGGGTTGGCGATCAGCAGCGCGCTGCGCACGCTGTGA
- a CDS encoding ABC transporter transmembrane domain-containing protein, whose protein sequence is MLSILSSRQRNALRMAGRFVAPYRWRVIGALLALLFTAAITLSMGQGIRLLVDQGLATQSQEALNHSIGLFFVLVLALAFGTFSRFYLVSWIGERFVADIRKRVFNHLIELHPGFYESNRASEIQSRLTADTTLLQTVIGSSLSMALRNIIMMLGGIVLLFITNPKLSAIVIVALPLVVAPILIFGRRVRALSRQSQDRVADVGSYVGETLGQIKTVQAYNHQAQDKARFGQTAEAAFDTARKRIKQRAWLVTVVIILVLGAVGVMLWVGGMDVIAGRISGGDLAAFVFYSLIVGMAFGAISEVIGELQSAAGAAERIAELLQTRSIITAPSEGLLHLPQRVSGALELDAVRFSYPSRPEHFAIDGISLQVRPGETLALVGPSGAGKSTLFDLLLRFFDPQEGQLRVDGLPIDQLDPADLRRSFALVSQNPALFFGTVEDNLRYGKPDATQAEVEAAARAAHAHEFILRLPQGYQTHLGDAGLGLSGGQRQRLAIARALLVDAPILLLDEATSALDAESEHLIQQALPTLMQGRTTLVIAHRLATVKSADRIAVIEHGKLVAIGTHGELVASNPLYARLAELQFNNDEE, encoded by the coding sequence ATGCTTTCGATCCTGTCCTCCCGCCAGCGCAACGCCCTGCGCATGGCCGGGCGTTTCGTCGCGCCGTACCGCTGGCGGGTGATCGGCGCCTTGCTGGCGCTGCTGTTCACTGCGGCCATCACCCTGTCGATGGGGCAGGGCATCCGGCTGCTGGTCGACCAGGGCCTGGCGACCCAGTCGCAGGAGGCGCTCAACCACTCCATCGGGCTGTTCTTCGTGCTGGTACTGGCGCTGGCGTTCGGCACGTTCAGCCGCTTCTACCTGGTCTCGTGGATTGGCGAGCGCTTCGTCGCGGATATCCGCAAGCGCGTGTTCAACCACCTGATCGAGCTGCACCCGGGCTTCTACGAGAGCAATCGTGCCTCGGAAATCCAGTCACGGCTGACCGCCGATACCACCCTGCTGCAGACGGTGATCGGCTCCTCGCTGTCGATGGCCCTGCGCAACATCATCATGATGCTCGGCGGCATCGTCCTGCTGTTCATCACCAACCCCAAGCTCAGCGCCATCGTCATCGTCGCGCTGCCGCTGGTGGTGGCGCCGATCCTGATCTTTGGCCGCCGCGTGCGTGCGCTGTCGCGGCAGAGCCAGGACCGCGTGGCGGACGTCGGCAGCTACGTCGGCGAGACGCTTGGCCAGATCAAGACGGTGCAGGCGTACAACCACCAGGCCCAGGACAAGGCCCGTTTCGGCCAGACCGCCGAGGCTGCCTTCGACACCGCGCGCAAGCGCATCAAGCAGCGCGCCTGGCTGGTCACCGTGGTGATCATCCTAGTGCTCGGCGCGGTCGGGGTGATGCTCTGGGTCGGCGGCATGGATGTGATCGCCGGGCGGATTTCCGGTGGTGACCTGGCCGCCTTCGTCTTCTACAGCCTGATCGTCGGCATGGCCTTCGGCGCCATCAGCGAGGTGATCGGCGAGCTGCAGAGCGCCGCCGGTGCCGCCGAGCGCATTGCCGAGCTGTTGCAGACGCGCAGCATCATCACCGCGCCGAGCGAGGGCCTGTTGCACTTGCCGCAGCGGGTCAGCGGCGCGCTGGAACTCGACGCCGTACGCTTCTCCTATCCCTCGCGGCCCGAGCATTTCGCCATCGATGGCATCAGCCTGCAGGTACGTCCGGGGGAAACTCTGGCCCTGGTCGGCCCGTCCGGTGCCGGCAAGTCGACGCTGTTCGATCTGCTGCTGCGTTTCTTCGACCCGCAGGAAGGTCAGCTGCGGGTCGACGGCCTGCCCATCGATCAGCTCGACCCCGCCGATCTGCGCCGCAGCTTCGCCCTGGTGTCGCAGAACCCGGCGCTGTTCTTCGGCACCGTCGAGGACAACCTGCGCTACGGCAAGCCCGACGCCACCCAGGCCGAGGTCGAGGCTGCGGCCCGCGCCGCGCACGCCCACGAATTCATCCTGCGTCTGCCGCAGGGCTACCAGACTCACCTGGGCGACGCCGGCCTCGGCTTGTCCGGCGGCCAGCGCCAGCGCCTGGCGATTGCCCGCGCGCTGCTGGTAGATGCCCCGATCCTGCTGCTCGACGAGGCCACCAGCGCCCTCGATGCGGAAAGCGAGCACCTGATCCAGCAGGCCCTGCCGACGCTGATGCAGGGTCGCACCACGCTGGTGATCGCCCATCGCCTGGCCACGGTGAAGAGCGCCGATCGCATCGCCGTGATCGAACACGGCAAGCTGGTGGCCATCGGCACGCACGGCGAACTGGTGGCGAGTAACCCGCTGTATGCGCGGCTGGCCGAACTGCAATTCAACAACGACGAGGAATGA
- a CDS encoding thiol-disulfide oxidoreductase DCC family protein has product MSAYDLPPFTQPGDRVVLFDGVCKLCNGWATFLIRHDRAQRFRLASVQSSEGQAILQHFGLPTERFDTMAYVENGVLFVRSDAVLRVVAQLPAPWRWAALLRVLPRALRDWAYDRIALNRYRLFGRYDSCLLPSADHAGRFLHD; this is encoded by the coding sequence ATGAGCGCCTACGACCTGCCACCGTTCACCCAGCCGGGCGACCGCGTGGTGCTCTTTGACGGTGTTTGCAAACTGTGCAATGGCTGGGCGACGTTTCTCATCCGCCACGACCGTGCGCAGCGTTTCAGGCTGGCGTCGGTGCAGTCGAGCGAAGGCCAGGCAATCCTCCAGCACTTCGGCTTGCCCACCGAGCGCTTCGACACCATGGCCTATGTCGAGAACGGCGTGCTGTTCGTGCGCTCCGACGCGGTGCTGCGCGTCGTCGCCCAGCTGCCGGCGCCGTGGCGCTGGGCCGCGTTGTTGCGTGTGCTGCCGCGCGCGCTGCGCGACTGGGCCTACGACCGCATCGCCCTGAATCGCTACCGGCTGTTCGGCCGCTACGACAGTTGCCTGTTGCCGTCCGCCGACCACGCCGGGCGCTTCCTGCACGATTGA